In Strigops habroptila isolate Jane chromosome 2, bStrHab1.2.pri, whole genome shotgun sequence, one genomic interval encodes:
- the MRPL57 gene encoding ribosomal protein 63, mitochondrial — MFLTTVLFRKRIPGKQWIGKYRRPRVVTLAMKQAMIQRLEIEAENEYWLSRPYLTREQEYKHNTEERRARWEAFKSRVRAKLPEHRYISDDLNHLNVTRKWTA; from the coding sequence ATGTTTTTAACAACGGTATTATTCCGAAAGAGAATTCCTGGAAAGCAATGGATTGGGAAGTACAGGCGACCAAGAGTGGTTACCCTTGCAATGAAGCAAGCAATGATCCAAAGGTTGGAGATTGAAGCAGAGAATGAATATTGGCTGAGTCGACCTTACCTGACGCGGGAACAGGAGTACAAACATAACACAGAAGAGAGACGTGCAAGATGGGAGGCTTTCAAAAGCCGGGTGAGAGCCAAGTTGCCTGAGCACAGATACATCAGTGATGACTTAAACCACTTAAATGTGACGAGAAAGTGGACAGCTTGA